ataatgaaaaatatcagtacatatatatttacgaaataattaaaaagaaaccgaattataaaaaattcatactttattttttcgtGAAGTTATTAAACTTATTTATTAGTTCGTTATACATTTCATTTGTTCTTATGGCAAATCTATGAAATGTTTCGCTCCTTAACAAAAgagattttattttttcttcaattaCTTTACCTCCAATATCATTAAACAAAAATGGAAACTTTTTCATTatgtaaagaaaaaaaaaaaatgaatataataataataataaaataatataaaataaataagtatatattaataaaataaaaataaaatgaattataaagaaaaaaaaaaaaaaattacataatttaatgaaaaatacttttaaaaaaatttaaataaaagaaagaattacaataatattttttttttaaattctaatCTTTAAACAATcttcttaaaaaaattatttatgtatatatttatacattttatttttatttttttttaaatgcaaACATGCTAATATATTAGTTTTCATTTAACCACTCATATATTCATgcatttctttattaatatataattatgaaaaaatacttttaaataaatatataacataTCGTTAATTACAACTTTGAAtaaacataaattttttattgtaaaaaaaaaaaaaacacaaTTATAAAtcatttcattaaaatatacgtaattaaaaaaaattatttttttttttcgtaacttaaaattttatatattatataaatgtaaattgtattattttttagacaattttatttttaatagttttatgtaatttctaatatatgcatatgctaaattgtttatatttttttaaatcaaaataaatatatattagtattttattttttttattttttttacttttttttttttttttgctatcattttatataatttttattaaataataataaaatattttgtttttatgcATTtgtatcctttttttttttttttttttgtaaatataatcaagtcttttttgttttttttgtaaagatatcaaataaattctttttattttataatatattttttaagcaCAACACTATGAAATATCCCTTTTTTTGCTTTCAtctgaaattattttttttcttttctttatatttcttaataaTACCAGGATTTTaattgaagaaataaaaatggaGAATAAAACAATTACATTAGCAACTATTAATGATATCGAAAATGGTAAAAACGTAGACACATTAAGTATGATAACAAAAATGGATTTGAAGttaaataatagtaaaaatggaaatactacaaaaataagaaatataaattttgaagattcattaaaaatgaatgaagaacaaataaaagtaaaagaggcagtttttatattacaaaaTTTGGAAAACTTTAATTATTCTATTAGTTATTCCgaaatacaaaatataagaaatgaTTTAAGATTATTTGCAGTTAACAGCTATcatgataaaaaatattcagaTTGCTTAATCCAAGCTATTCATTCTTATATGAtagcaaaaaaatattattctaAATTTTATGGTTTTTATTTAACAGGAGATATGAGCAcagaattaattttaatttgtaAGTGCTATgttttaattgaaaaatatgaagaagGGAAAAAATATCTAcaagaattaaaatttttaattgataaTACTTTATTATATACTCACAAAAAGGGCATAATTAATGAgcaacaacaaaaaaaagagaatgaACAGTCTTCCaatgtaaaaaatgaaattagcaatattaaaaatttagataGTAATTATGAAGAGCCAATTATATTATGTGGAATAGAAGTATTATCAAAtatactttatatttttgctgatttattaagtttatataaagaaaatgaggaagcagaaaaatattttttaaaatacctTTATATTATTGAAAAAACTTTTAATATAGATAGTTTAAATTATAGTGATGCATTGAATGATGTGTGCTCTTATTACATCAAAAATAGAGAGTATGTAAAAGCACTAGCTACTTGTGAACAAATTTTGGAGAtaaggaaaaaatattttggtGACTATGATTCAGAAAGTCCAAGCGAAGTAATTGCTGACTGTTATTGCAATTTGGGATTATTATTGAGGTTATTAGGCAATTCTATAGAAtctttacataaatatttaattgcaGTAGATATGAGAATGCGAATTCATAAAACTAGATATACAATTGAAGTTcaagatattttattttcttttgctATTATTATGCATCAACTAaataatttcaaaatatCCTTACAACTATATAAAGAAGtctattctttttataaaaattattatggtCCAGATGATATTAATACTACAATCGCTTTCAAATTAATTGAAGAACtagaaaaagatattatgAAAAAGTCAGATAGAAATGAGACAAATGCTAACTTAGAAGATTATATGGGAaacataaatgaaaaatcaaTAAGAGATAATAAAATGGATAAAAATTGTAATTCTTTTAatgagaaattaaaaaatatccCCAAAAGTGGAGATATAGATCCTAATTTAATTGAAAATCTTATGAATGAaagaattttaattaatacaaaaaatccTTATAAGAATTTAGGAGATAAAAAAACTTTGTTAACATTAGAAGGAAATTTTAGATATAATGACTTAAGTTATTGTAGTATTGATGCATATAAGCATATGCAATCAAATAAAGAATTTGAAATAGTAAAGAGTTCCTTTTTTACTACTTCTTCTATTAATAGAATTAAATCACTCTATGCAGATTCATGGAAAAATACCTTAATTCCTTCTACTTATATACTACCTTTTGTTGAAACAAAGTTAGTTGATGAAAAATTAGTTCAATTGTCAGAATGCAAAGACTTTCAGAATGCTATTATTTTCAAACGAAAAATTTTGCCTATTGTTAATATACCATTAATTGAAAGAGGATAtgtaaaattagaaaatgatGAACCTATTATGATTTGTAACGAAGACGCTAAAGTTTTATTAAACGAATGGAACATTAAAGAGCCTTTTGTAGATTCTCAAGGTAACGTAGTTAGTAAATATGAAGGATTTGATGAAGAATTTCATATGTTTATATCCATTttagatgaaaataatgatattatGCTTGGATTTTATAATAATCCTTTACTTGTACCAAATCCTGCTATTTATCATTGTATTATTTTAAGCGATCCATCTTACTTTGATAGATATAATCGCAGCCATGGTTTATATTCTTATAATACCTTACAgacaaataacaaaaaaagtaAAGATATGAAAAATGTTGATTTTAAAGATTTAGATAAAGACAATTTACATGTATATAGCAATGCAGATTCCTCTGATTCTAAAGATAATAGCgaatcaataaaaaatagtgGTGAAATTAATTCAAATAGCATATTTGATTCTTTAAAATCGATTGAAAAGGATATTGAAAATGCtgaaataaagaataatataataaataaaaaatatctcCTTTCAGACACTGAactctttaataaaaataaaacaagtGATATTATGAAGGAACATGTACCAAAAGATGGGTATACAATGGAAGCGAATATAAGCAAACCAAAAATAATGTTAAAGATGGAAAAGGTACCAAAAAATATTCTAGGTAGCAATTTAATGagcaatttaaataaaaagaaatcaaTCAATGAACTAATGAAAAAGCCAATAATTAAAAGTAGCAGTTCTACAATAAATAAGGTAGATACAGATATTTCCAAGGAAAATTCTGATAAAAATCAAGACGATTTTGATTCTTCAAAAAATGACATAAAAAGCAAATCTTTTTCACAAATGAAACATGATAATATAATAGAATCAAAAATAAGTGATGCTAAATCAACTCTTAAAAAGAACTCGAAATCTTCTAtggatttaaataaaaagaaaaatagttttaaagaaaaaaaacatatttttaaaatgaaaaataataattccacaagattattttcaaaagagaaatatgtattaaaaaaatttagtaaGTTAACCACTTCTTCCAAAAGTACTAACGAAAAAAGTAAGTTacttaattataaaaattctgTAATTGTTGATACATTAGAAAAATCAAAcagaattattaaatttaaaaaggaGCCAATTGTAAAATCATCTATTGatcaaaatattaaattggatttacaaaataatatgaaaaaaattacagaatttgatacaaataatttcaaAAGAGAAATATATTATGACGAATTTCCATCTAATAATTATACTAATTCaattaatttatcttttGATGATGATAAAGAGACAGTTGCAAGTTATGGAGAATatcaaaaaaacaaaaaagtatattcttCAAATAAGTATACtagagaaaataaatattttcgtTTAAAAAGTCatcttattaataaaaataaaaagagaaataagaataaaatatttcctttaaatgaagaaaatgatagGAATGTCGAAGGTTTTAGTGATCGTAACGATAAAAGTTTTAGTGAAAATGATAGTGAAAAAAATACCAAAgatgataatataatttataacgaAAATAACAACGAAAGTAATGATGAAGATATCGTTGATTTATATAAAGTCTTCGATGTTAATTTATCATCTGATAATTCTAATCATGAACTTgatttgaattatttaaaagaaaaagaaaataatccCAAGCATAACTCTTAttctataattaaatatattaataataaaaaaaatgaaaaaatgaaagaatcTAAAAATCATATATCATCTAATCACACAATTAGTGAAAATtcagaaaatgaaaaaaattttgatataaAGAATGTAAATCTTAATGAGATTCAAAACAAAGCAATTAATTATAATGCTAAATCCTCTGaatttcttttaaagaacaaaataaaaaatattaaaaacataaaaaactCTGATATCTTATTTAAATTtgattttaataaagaagaaTCATTTAGTAACGAAAATTCACTATCAGAAAGAAATTCTAGAAGTAatgaaatagataaaaaaaatttagcaAATGATATATACTTAGATCacttaaaattaaatgataaaagaGTCAAAAAAATGTTAGAAGATAATGAATCATCCACATCATCAGTTTTACAtagtgaaaataaaaaaataataaatttagaaaatagtaaagaaaataaattaaatattcatttaaccaaaaaagaattttttctGAAAAATAAAGACAGATGTAcctttaaaaataacaacttaaaaaaaatagatgcAAATGTAGAAGAAATCTTATTaagtgaaaatgaagaattttATGAtgaattcattaaaaataccAAAAttgatgaagaaaaatttttttttgatactgaaaagaataaaaattttttaaaggaTAACGAAAATATTATTCTATACAAAAATGAACAcataaatacaaataatgatgataaaaGTGATGTAATGTCTCATAAGAATGGAAAACGTGAAATTGATGATGAAAGTAATAGttttgataaaatttttgaagataataatacaaatgaCTCATGTAATGGAGAGGCAACTTATTTAgagaaagtaaaaaataaaataatagatgATTCACAAAGGGGAATCCTTGCTGATAATTTATTCTTAAGTAGTTCAATAGAAGAACTAGACTCTAATTTAGTTACTAATAAGTATAAAAGTAATGATTTGAATAGTGTAAGAAGTGAAATTCAAAATAATagcaaaataaataatgttaTAGATAATAGCCAAGAAGATATTAGTTTGTTTGCTGGTTCGGATATCTATAATGAgaaaaaacatttaaaatCAAATGATTATAATTGCTCAGAGAAAgaagataatataaaattagatgagaattattacataaatatgaagaaaaatgaagaaaataaattaaaaagagaggataaattaaaattagatgaaacaaataaaataaaaatgaatagtTACGATAATGTAGTTCATTATGATAATCAAATTCACGTAAAAAATAGccatattaaaaatgaaaaagaaaaaaataaggaagaaattaaaacaaatttCTCATTAGATAAATATGAATGtagtaatttaattaatagtATTAAGAACattgataatattaattatactGAAGGCATATGCAATATAAATAGTATAACTGATTTTGCAAAAGTAAATCACTTTgataatgatatatataatattgatAATACTGATAACGttaatcatttaaataataaaaagaaaaaaaaa
The genomic region above belongs to Plasmodium relictum strain SGS1 genome assembly, chromosome: 10 and contains:
- a CDS encoding formin 1, putative translates to MENKTITLATINDIENGKNVDTLSMITKMDLKLNNSKNGNTTKIRNINFEDSLKMNEEQIKVKEAVFILQNLENFNYSISYSEIQNIRNDLRLFAVNSYHDKKYSDCLIQAIHSYMIAKKYYSKFYGFYLTGDMSTELILICKCYVLIEKYEEGKKYLQELKFLIDNTLLYTHKKGIINEQQQKKENEQSSNVKNEISNIKNLDSNYEEPIILCGIEVLSNILYIFADLLSLYKENEEAEKYFLKYLYIIEKTFNIDSLNYSDALNDVCSYYIKNREYVKALATCEQILEIRKKYFGDYDSESPSEVIADCYCNLGLLLRLLGNSIESLHKYLIAVDMRMRIHKTRYTIEVQDILFSFAIIMHQLNNFKISLQLYKEVYSFYKNYYGPDDINTTIAFKLIEELEKDIMKKSDRNETNANLEDYMGNINEKSIRDNKMDKNCNSFNEKLKNIPKSGDIDPNLIENLMNERILINTKNPYKNLGDKKTLLTLEGNFRYNDLSYCSIDAYKHMQSNKEFEIVKSSFFTTSSINRIKSLYADSWKNTLIPSTYILPFVETKLVDEKLVQLSECKDFQNAIIFKRKILPIVNIPLIERGYVKLENDEPIMICNEDAKVLLNEWNIKEPFVDSQGNVVSKYEGFDEEFHMFISILDENNDIMLGFYNNPLLVPNPAIYHCIILSDPSYFDRYNRSHGLYSYNTLQTNNKKSKDMKNVDFKDLDKDNLHVYSNADSSDSKDNSESIKNSGEINSNSIFDSLKSIEKDIENAEIKNNIINKKYLLSDTELFNKNKTSDIMKEHVPKDGYTMEANISKPKIMLKMEKVPKNILGSNLMSNLNKKKSINELMKKPIIKSSSSTINKVDTDISKENSDKNQDDFDSSKNDIKSKSFSQMKHDNIIESKISDAKSTLKKNSKSSMDLNKKKNSFKEKKHIFKMKNNNSTRLFSKEKYVLKKFSKLTTSSKSTNEKSKLLNYKNSVIVDTLEKSNRIIKFKKEPIVKSSIDQNIKLDLQNNMKKITEFDTNNFKREIYYDEFPSNNYTNSINLSFDDDKETVASYGEYQKNKKVYSSNKYTRENKYFRLKSHLINKNKKRNKNKIFPLNEENDRNVEGFSDRNDKSFSENDSEKNTKDDNIIYNENNNESNDEDIVDLYKVFDVNLSSDNSNHELDLNYLKEKENNPKHNSYSIIKYINNKKNEKMKESKNHISSNHTISENSENEKNFDIKNVNLNEIQNKAINYNAKSSEFLLKNKIKNIKNIKNSDILFKFDFNKEESFSNENSLSERNSRSNEIDKKNLANDIYLDHLKLNDKRVKKMLEDNESSTSSVLHSENKKIINLENSKENKLNIHLTKKEFFLKNKDRCTFKNNNLKKIDANVEEILLSENEEFYDEFIKNTKIDEEKFFFDTEKNKNFLKDNENIILYKNEHINTNNDDKSDVMSHKNGKREIDDESNSFDKIFEDNNTNDSCNGEATYLEKVKNKIIDDSQRGILADNLFLSSSIEELDSNLVTNKYKSNDLNSVRSEIQNNSKINNVIDNSQEDISLFAGSDIYNEKKHLKSNDYNCSEKEDNIKLDENYYINMKKNEENKLKREDKLKLDETNKIKMNSYDNVVHYDNQIHVKNSHIKNEKEKNKEEIKTNFSLDKYECSNLINSIKNIDNINYTEGICNINSITDFAKVNHFDNDIYNIDNTDNVNHLNNKKKKKKKKYFLPLNKKTHILKLFSYFTKKKSKKKEKLEMCNGYVNYIPFNKEGSMHMISNSVNDMSLENNNAIFLNKLDNTSLKKKKKKFLSESIHGMEKPKLSLKTKNLTLKKLIMMKKDSPIMKNNDEKNEPLSRSSSIIKSERKENKSGTILKQLSKDNIIKADLNEEEKVVINNIKNTIKKESTEDNKTKGVFKNIPKSIINKKENNENTMKSTKAENGIKENIDNNNNDEVKIAKNINDKLSFDLLKKIKFCKIGFENDDSLGTLPVVHLLDNDKKLIAIVPWQIDLTSFTLAKSSIEEETVRKLGLMSRKLELTIDERKKDIEKETKLLSGEGLKELGLLRTSGISKDSIHGEGLITGIDVNALKTAYRIEKKSEPKEKVVKVSKETPKSTKTKGGKKEPPKFMKGPPKNIKGGPILGKGKVAKMKNVKDEGKTKRFFWEALFEDDIKGTLFEEKKDLIKKIAIEKENVEKCFAKAVSKKEETKESKIKKPKVIQLLPDSKREYNMSIALSKFNNYTFKEIRDAIMDLNPEILNLDNTEVLMQYVPTSEEIEIVKEYINSNGDLNLVDKPEQYVSALIGVPLLKQRLESHYFALSFKENYENTLNPLESILESCEAIKNSTNLFTILFTILNVGNTLNYGDTQRGNASGFKLTTLSKLNDIRSSTRPIKTLLQYICEIIYEKNAETLNIIDELRCIEKVTKTEKQTIDSLLQKLKLGSNKIKNVLEQAKKNPSDPLYEALTEFYYSIEPKIVELESFYDQTFSVFKEVAIYLGYKEKEVSTIQVHVFFKELWNFIQSVEFNRKTLNEAVIKKLKKQEQALATEKQGISSNKKQNFTIIKKKAKEPTAKPTKKTFKIF